A single window of Halobacillus naozhouensis DNA harbors:
- a CDS encoding TlpA family protein disulfide reductase translates to MTTAIDFELPFINSRETYRLADDLGKVIMLTFWASWCPDCGVDLPKKEQLFRSLDKEKVKMLTVNVKGRERNNNDGRIFTEKFLTQPTLEDNEMEVYNQYNCEGVPTTILINKDGYVTHKFGDKTSFLSIVEAVGTLI, encoded by the coding sequence ATGACCACCGCAATCGACTTTGAATTACCATTTATTAACTCTCGTGAAACATACCGATTAGCTGACGATCTCGGGAAAGTAATCATGCTCACCTTTTGGGCTTCATGGTGCCCTGATTGTGGAGTGGATTTACCGAAGAAGGAGCAGCTTTTCCGGTCCCTGGACAAAGAAAAAGTAAAGATGCTTACAGTAAATGTTAAGGGGCGGGAAAGAAATAACAATGATGGTAGAATATTTACGGAGAAATTTCTCACCCAGCCAACTTTGGAGGACAACGAAATGGAAGTGTATAATCAATATAATTGCGAAGGTGTACCTACTACCATCCTTATTAACAAAGATGGATATGTGACTCATAAATTTGGTGATAAAACCTCTTTTCTTTCCATTGTAGAAGCGGTTGGAACACTAATTTAA
- a CDS encoding thioredoxin family protein, with translation MLTLDESNAANHLNGKHIALTFIHTPFCGTCHIARKMLITIEEVYQSGLFYELNASLHPRLMQEYRIESVPCMLITKEGGLVEKVYAFRSVPHMLERISQYVKK, from the coding sequence TTGCTTACATTAGACGAATCAAATGCAGCTAATCACCTTAATGGCAAGCATATCGCGCTTACTTTTATTCACACTCCCTTTTGTGGAACATGTCACATTGCCAGAAAAATGTTAATCACCATAGAAGAAGTTTATCAATCAGGGTTATTTTATGAGTTGAATGCTTCATTACACCCCAGGCTAATGCAAGAATATAGAATAGAAAGTGTTCCGTGTATGCTGATTACGAAGGAGGGTGGACTGGTGGAAAAAGTATATGCCTTCCGCTCTGTCCCGCATATGTTAGAGAGAATATCGCAATATGTAAAAAAGTAG
- a CDS encoding toprim domain-containing protein — MNEDRIVIVEGITDKKKLNKVLKESVDIVCTHGTLGVERMEELILDNNLDHRPVFILVDEDDSGYKLRKQLTEELPHAVHIYIDKAFREVAATPEPELARALLSKHFQVKPMYLI; from the coding sequence TTGAATGAAGACAGAATTGTAATTGTTGAAGGGATTACAGATAAGAAGAAGCTGAACAAAGTTTTGAAGGAGTCCGTGGACATCGTATGTACCCATGGCACACTGGGAGTTGAGAGAATGGAGGAGTTAATCCTCGATAACAACCTTGATCATAGGCCGGTTTTTATCCTGGTAGATGAAGATGATTCTGGTTATAAGCTTCGAAAGCAGCTCACTGAAGAACTCCCTCATGCTGTTCATATTTATATTGATAAAGCATTTAGAGAAGTGGCAGCTACTCCAGAGCCTGAACTTGCTCGTGCACTGTTAAGCAAACATTTTCAAGTGAAACCGATGTATTTAATCTAG
- a CDS encoding acetyl-CoA C-acetyltransferase, producing MKEAVIVSGSRTPVGRAKKGSLAHTRPDDLAALTIKETLKRAGGYDGAIDDLIIGCAMPEAEQGMNMARNIAGLAGLPHQVPAITINRYCSSGLQSIAYAAEKIMLGHSETALAGGAESMSLIPMGGHVIKPNVQLVEQASEYYMSMGHTAEEVANRFDISREDQDAFAVQSHERAARAIKEERFKDEIVPVEVTHRTLNNENRLEEEKITFSMDEGVREGTTAEVLAKLKPAFSVTGTVTAGNSSQMSDGAASVLVMDRDKAQAEGMTPLVKFRSFAVAGVEPEIMGVGPIEAVPKALKLAGLELQDIGLFELNEAFASQSLQVIRKLGLDVNKVNVNGGAIALGHPLGCTGTKLTLSLIHEMKRRNEQFGVVTMCIGGGMGAAGVFELI from the coding sequence GTGAAGGAAGCAGTAATAGTATCAGGGTCGAGAACACCTGTAGGGCGCGCGAAAAAAGGATCACTTGCACATACACGTCCAGATGATCTTGCCGCCTTAACAATAAAAGAAACGTTGAAAAGAGCAGGAGGTTATGACGGGGCGATTGATGATCTCATTATAGGCTGTGCTATGCCGGAAGCTGAACAAGGTATGAATATGGCAAGGAACATAGCAGGTCTAGCAGGACTGCCTCATCAAGTTCCAGCTATAACGATTAACCGCTATTGTTCTTCTGGATTGCAAAGCATCGCCTATGCAGCTGAAAAGATTATGCTTGGACATAGTGAAACAGCTCTCGCAGGAGGGGCAGAGTCCATGAGTTTAATTCCGATGGGCGGCCACGTTATTAAACCGAATGTACAGCTTGTAGAACAGGCATCGGAATATTACATGTCCATGGGGCATACTGCTGAGGAGGTAGCGAACCGATTCGACATTTCCAGAGAGGATCAGGACGCGTTTGCTGTCCAAAGTCATGAGAGGGCTGCCAGAGCCATTAAAGAAGAAAGGTTCAAAGATGAAATTGTTCCTGTTGAAGTAACCCATCGTACATTAAACAACGAAAATCGATTAGAAGAAGAGAAAATTACCTTTTCTATGGATGAAGGTGTACGGGAAGGTACCACGGCAGAGGTGCTAGCTAAATTAAAACCAGCCTTCTCCGTTACAGGAACAGTGACGGCTGGAAATTCTTCGCAAATGAGTGATGGTGCCGCCTCGGTACTCGTAATGGATCGTGATAAAGCACAAGCTGAAGGGATGACCCCATTGGTGAAATTTCGGTCATTTGCCGTAGCAGGGGTAGAACCGGAAATTATGGGGGTTGGTCCGATTGAGGCGGTTCCAAAGGCACTGAAGCTCGCAGGACTTGAACTCCAGGACATCGGCCTCTTTGAATTAAATGAAGCTTTTGCTTCTCAATCCCTGCAAGTGATTCGTAAACTTGGCTTAGATGTTAACAAAGTAAATGTAAATGGCGGGGCGATTGCTTTGGGTCACCCACTTGGCTGTACGGGAACGAAGCTGACATTAAGTTTAATTCATGAAATGAAACGGAGAAATGAACAGTTTGGTGTGGTGACGATGTGTATTGGTGGCGGAATGGGAGCCGCTGGTGTTTTTGAGTTAATTTAA
- the crcB gene encoding fluoride efflux transporter CrcB — MISSIIVFMGGMLGAILRYELSRWLNKDGRIPWGTALANISGGLLLGYLIGVQGSLNLPDWAWLLITVGFCGGYTTFSTFSYEVMTLMKKRAYIAAFIYGMGSTLLTILGAALLLY; from the coding sequence GTGATCTCTTCCATTATTGTATTTATGGGTGGCATGCTGGGAGCGATTCTTCGATATGAACTAAGTCGATGGCTTAATAAAGATGGAAGGATTCCGTGGGGGACAGCACTCGCAAATATATCCGGAGGATTGCTGCTAGGTTATTTGATTGGAGTACAGGGGTCACTTAACCTCCCTGACTGGGCCTGGCTGCTAATAACGGTAGGCTTTTGCGGTGGATACACAACCTTTTCTACGTTTAGTTATGAAGTAATGACCTTGATGAAAAAAAGAGCTTATATAGCTGCTTTTATATATGGGATGGGATCCACATTATTAACGATATTGGGGGCAGCACTGCTGCTTTATTGA
- a CDS encoding proline dehydrogenase, giving the protein MEQLLRNFFLFLSKNRFFTRLAKRYGLRFGAGRFVAGETIPNAVRTIQQLNNKGLAVTIDHLGEFIDTENEAKEAANGCIEAIKAIADNGLDSQLSLKLTSMGLDISEEIVMENMRRILRVAEEKDVFVTIDMEDHGRCQKTLDIFKELRSEFEHIGTVLQAYLYRTVEDIEDLDHYNPNLRLVKGAYKESPKVAFPDKKDVDENYKKIIKIHLLNGNYTAVATHDDAIIEYTQQIVEKHNIPKDQFEFQMLYGIRKERQEELESEGYKMRVYVPFGNDWYGYFMRRLAERPANVAFVLKGVVGK; this is encoded by the coding sequence TTGGAACAACTTCTTCGTAATTTCTTTTTGTTTTTGTCTAAAAATCGTTTTTTTACAAGACTGGCTAAGCGATATGGTTTACGTTTTGGGGCTGGACGGTTCGTTGCGGGGGAGACCATTCCTAACGCTGTAAGGACCATTCAACAATTGAACAATAAGGGGTTGGCTGTAACCATTGACCACCTAGGTGAATTCATCGACACTGAAAACGAGGCTAAAGAAGCAGCTAATGGGTGTATAGAAGCGATCAAAGCGATTGCAGATAACGGATTGGATTCTCAGCTTTCCTTAAAATTAACCTCAATGGGGCTGGATATTTCTGAAGAGATTGTTATGGAAAACATGAGACGGATCCTCAGAGTTGCAGAAGAGAAAGACGTGTTTGTCACCATTGATATGGAGGATCATGGAAGATGTCAGAAGACTCTCGATATATTTAAAGAATTACGATCTGAGTTCGAACACATAGGAACAGTGTTGCAGGCTTACCTATATCGTACAGTGGAAGATATTGAAGACCTGGATCACTATAACCCTAATCTTCGCCTCGTTAAAGGGGCTTATAAAGAATCACCTAAAGTGGCTTTCCCAGATAAGAAAGACGTTGATGAAAATTATAAGAAAATTATCAAAATACACTTATTAAATGGAAATTATACAGCAGTAGCCACCCATGATGATGCAATAATTGAATACACTCAACAAATTGTTGAAAAACATAATATTCCGAAAGATCAATTTGAATTTCAAATGCTTTATGGAATTCGAAAGGAGAGACAGGAAGAACTAGAGAGTGAGGGATATAAAATGCGTGTATATGTACCTTTCGGGAACGATTGGTATGGATACTTTATGCGCCGTTTAGCTGAGCGTCCGGCAAATGTGGCATTTGTTCTAAAAGGTGTTGTAGGGAAATAG
- a CDS encoding acyl-CoA dehydrogenase family protein, which yields MSETKEMIKGGGFLVEDLTAEDVITPEDFTEEHHMIAKTTEDFVLGEVVPKIDNLENHEFEHSVALLKKAGELGLLGADVPEEYGGLQLDKISSSLITEKFSRAGGFSVTHGAHVGIGSLPIVFFGNEQQKQKYLPLLATGEKLAAYALTEPGSGSDALGAKTAAKLNEAGTHYILNGEKQWITNSAFADLFIVYAKIDGEKFTAFIVERDFQGVSTGPEEKKMGIKSSSTRTLVLEDVEVPVENVLGEIGKGHIIAFNILNVGRYKLAIGGVGGAKRGIELSVKYANERKQFKTPISGFPLIQEKIASVAANTYANESSVYRTVGLFEQSMGKLTDDQLKDGAAVAKVIAEYAIECSLNKVFATELLDFAADEAVQIHGGYGFMQEYEVERMYRDSRINRIFEGTNEINRMIVPGTLLKKALKGELPLLQKAQALQEEIMTMMPEEPGDEALEQEKYLLKNAKKIALLAAGLAAQKYGEKLENEQEILVNIADITGEIYNMESAILRTDKAIQKQGEEKNIQKLLYTQVYVQEAFNRIEAHAKETLLAAESGDSLRMMLGALRKLTRHTPSNVIARKREIAQTLIKEQKYTV from the coding sequence ATGAGCGAAACGAAAGAAATGATCAAAGGCGGCGGTTTTTTAGTAGAAGACTTAACGGCAGAAGATGTTATCACTCCAGAAGACTTTACTGAAGAACATCATATGATTGCAAAAACAACTGAAGATTTTGTTCTAGGGGAAGTGGTTCCGAAAATTGATAACCTGGAGAACCATGAATTTGAACACTCCGTGGCACTACTGAAAAAGGCAGGGGAACTTGGGTTGTTAGGTGCTGATGTACCAGAAGAATATGGCGGCCTCCAGCTTGATAAGATTAGTTCATCATTAATTACTGAAAAATTCTCTCGGGCCGGCGGCTTTTCTGTTACTCACGGGGCTCATGTTGGGATCGGTTCACTTCCTATTGTGTTTTTCGGAAATGAGCAGCAGAAACAAAAGTATCTGCCTCTGTTAGCTACGGGTGAAAAACTAGCAGCCTATGCTTTAACAGAACCGGGTTCGGGGTCAGATGCTCTAGGGGCAAAGACAGCAGCTAAGCTTAACGAAGCTGGCACCCACTATATTCTTAATGGGGAGAAGCAGTGGATCACAAATTCAGCTTTCGCTGATTTGTTCATCGTTTACGCTAAAATTGATGGTGAAAAGTTCACCGCTTTTATCGTGGAACGCGACTTTCAAGGTGTTTCTACTGGACCCGAAGAAAAGAAAATGGGAATAAAGAGTTCGTCTACACGTACCTTAGTGCTTGAAGATGTTGAGGTACCTGTTGAGAATGTACTTGGAGAGATTGGGAAAGGACATATTATAGCCTTTAACATTCTTAATGTTGGACGTTATAAGCTGGCAATCGGCGGTGTTGGAGGTGCGAAACGCGGAATTGAATTGTCCGTTAAATATGCGAATGAACGGAAACAGTTTAAAACGCCAATCTCTGGCTTTCCGCTTATTCAGGAAAAGATTGCATCTGTTGCAGCTAATACGTATGCAAATGAAAGCTCTGTCTATCGTACGGTTGGCCTGTTCGAGCAAAGCATGGGTAAACTAACTGATGATCAACTAAAAGATGGGGCAGCAGTGGCTAAAGTAATCGCAGAATACGCGATTGAGTGCTCTTTGAATAAAGTATTTGCAACCGAACTGCTGGATTTCGCCGCAGACGAGGCTGTGCAAATTCACGGCGGTTATGGATTTATGCAAGAATATGAAGTAGAACGCATGTATCGAGATTCTCGAATTAATCGAATTTTTGAGGGTACAAATGAAATAAACCGCATGATTGTACCAGGAACTCTGCTCAAGAAAGCGTTAAAAGGTGAACTGCCACTCCTGCAAAAAGCTCAGGCTCTTCAGGAAGAGATCATGACAATGATGCCTGAAGAACCAGGAGATGAAGCGTTAGAACAAGAAAAATATCTCTTGAAGAATGCTAAAAAGATAGCTCTCTTAGCTGCGGGACTTGCTGCACAGAAATATGGCGAGAAACTGGAAAATGAGCAGGAAATCCTGGTGAACATTGCGGATATTACAGGAGAAATCTACAACATGGAATCGGCTATTTTACGAACAGATAAGGCAATTCAAAAGCAAGGGGAAGAGAAAAACATACAAAAGCTTCTTTATACTCAAGTATATGTACAGGAAGCTTTCAATCGTATTGAAGCTCATGCGAAAGAAACATTGCTAGCAGCAGAATCTGGCGACTCTCTCCGGATGATGCTGGGGGCTTTACGAAAACTGACTCGCCATACACCTTCAAATGTGATTGCAAGAAAACGAGAGATTGCCCAGACGTTAATTAAAGAGCAAAAGTACACGGTTTAA
- the crcB gene encoding fluoride efflux transporter CrcB, producing MRKYIYIGIALGGGAGSTIRYWLSEVFNQNGLLPYGTLLVNLAGCFLLSFFFSKFINSTWSPSVKIGLTTGFIGSLTTFSTFTIESIELLQDSLYLGSFYLLFSLLGGFIMTWSGLKIGDLT from the coding sequence TTGAGAAAATATATCTACATAGGAATCGCTCTAGGTGGCGGGGCAGGATCTACTATACGTTATTGGCTCTCCGAAGTATTTAATCAAAACGGATTATTACCCTATGGCACATTACTGGTAAATTTGGCTGGCTGCTTCTTGCTTAGTTTTTTCTTTAGTAAATTTATTAATTCTACTTGGTCTCCCTCTGTCAAAATCGGCCTCACTACTGGATTTATCGGGTCACTAACCACCTTTTCTACTTTTACTATAGAAAGTATAGAGTTGTTACAGGATAGTCTTTATTTAGGTAGTTTTTATCTCTTATTCTCCCTCCTTGGCGGTTTTATAATGACGTGGTCTGGATTAAAGATAGGTGATTTAACGTGA
- a CDS encoding spore coat protein, with amino-acid sequence MSQNQPSNKIQNPETSVPKTPQMNERDFINDQLTTEKYMTGSYSIALNEASNETLYQDLSTIFKETQDCQRNLYNLMFKNGWYAVEQAEQTKVQQSYQQFNGYKTQFPYSVQ; translated from the coding sequence ATGAGTCAAAATCAACCGTCTAATAAAATTCAAAACCCTGAAACATCTGTCCCTAAAACCCCGCAAATGAACGAGCGTGACTTTATTAATGATCAATTGACAACCGAGAAGTATATGACAGGCTCCTATTCAATCGCCCTGAATGAAGCCAGCAACGAAACACTGTACCAGGATCTATCTACCATTTTTAAAGAGACTCAGGATTGTCAGCGAAACTTGTACAATCTTATGTTCAAAAACGGCTGGTATGCTGTTGAACAGGCAGAGCAAACAAAAGTCCAACAATCCTATCAACAATTTAACGGATACAAAACACAGTTTCCATACAGTGTTCAATAA
- a CDS encoding arsenate reductase family protein: MSLTFYWYPNCGTCKKAKKWLDDNGLDYETIHIVEQTPTEDELQQLIHHSDLPARKFFNTSGKKYREHNMKEKLKDATEKEMIEYLASDGMLIKRPIVTDGTKVTIGFKEEQFTEIWI; this comes from the coding sequence ATGTCATTAACCTTCTACTGGTACCCTAATTGTGGTACTTGCAAGAAAGCTAAAAAGTGGTTGGACGATAATGGGTTAGATTATGAAACAATACATATCGTTGAGCAGACACCTACTGAAGACGAGCTCCAGCAACTGATTCATCATAGCGATCTCCCTGCTCGAAAATTTTTTAACACGAGTGGAAAGAAGTATCGTGAACATAATATGAAAGAAAAGTTGAAGGATGCAACAGAAAAAGAGATGATCGAATATCTGGCTTCTGATGGGATGTTAATTAAACGGCCGATTGTAACAGACGGAACGAAAGTCACAATCGGATTTAAAGAAGAACAGTTCACTGAGATCTGGATCTAG
- a CDS encoding 3-hydroxyacyl-CoA dehydrogenase/enoyl-CoA hydratase family protein, whose protein sequence is MSRKIKRAAVLGSGVMGAGIAAHLANVGIPTLLLDIVPREINQAEKKQGKSLKDRSVRNRLSSASKKALKKQKPSPITSEASLDLIEVGNMTDDIQRLQEADWVIEVVVENLDIKKKVLADVDKYRKQGSIVSSNTSGISVEAMAEDCSEDFQKHFLGTHFFNPPRYLKLLEVIPTKNTDPAVLSFMKKFGEDVLGKGVVEAKDTPNFIANRIGTYGLLVTVQEMIKGNYSIGEVDSVTGPLIGRPKSATFRTLDVVGVDTFIHVANNVYEQVNGKEKEMFTVPDFMKTMHEKGWFGAKSGQGFFLKKRGERGSEILQLNPETLDYEPRQKLKTKATEMAKQEKGVKRKIKGLVSAKGDRAGDLIWSIMKPVLLYSAELYGEIADDVPSIDEAMRWGFGWELGPFELWDAIGVKESVERMKAEGETIPNWIEQMVNEGHEQFYKQKNGNVYYYDRGSYEQQHYNTKHINLKRLKETNEVIKKNAGASLIDLGDEVLGLEFHSQSNAIGLDIIQMINYAIDEIDRNYKGLVIGNQGKNFCVGANLGMMLMEAQDFNFFEIELVVKQFQDAMMKIKYSDKPVVSAPFGMALGGGAEVCLPASAIQASSETYMGLVEAGVGLIPGGGGNKELYLKHLRNIPQGVDADLQKVANTVFEKIAMAKVSTSAEEARENGFLDQSDAISVNGDHLLHDAKQKVIGLADSGYQAPKRTKVPVVGEQGYATMLLGAKSLALSGYASDHDLKIAEKLAYVLAGGRVKEGTLVDEQYLLDLEKEAFLSLIGEAKTQARMQHMLLKGKPLRN, encoded by the coding sequence ATGAGTCGCAAAATTAAACGCGCGGCGGTTTTAGGATCTGGGGTGATGGGAGCCGGAATTGCTGCACATCTGGCTAATGTGGGGATTCCAACATTGCTCTTGGATATTGTACCTCGGGAAATAAATCAAGCTGAAAAAAAACAAGGAAAGTCCTTAAAGGATCGTTCTGTAAGAAACCGGCTTTCCTCAGCCAGCAAAAAAGCATTGAAGAAGCAGAAACCATCCCCAATTACAAGCGAAGCCAGTCTTGATCTGATTGAGGTTGGTAATATGACGGATGACATACAGAGACTTCAAGAGGCTGACTGGGTGATTGAAGTTGTGGTAGAAAACCTTGATATTAAGAAAAAAGTACTCGCTGACGTCGATAAATATCGAAAACAAGGCAGCATAGTCAGCTCAAATACTTCGGGAATATCAGTGGAAGCAATGGCAGAGGATTGTAGTGAAGATTTCCAAAAACACTTTCTAGGTACGCACTTTTTCAACCCGCCACGTTATTTAAAACTTTTAGAAGTGATTCCTACTAAAAACACGGACCCGGCTGTTCTTTCTTTTATGAAGAAATTCGGTGAGGATGTCCTGGGGAAAGGTGTAGTGGAGGCAAAAGATACACCAAACTTTATCGCTAACCGAATCGGTACTTATGGGCTGCTTGTAACCGTGCAGGAAATGATAAAAGGAAATTATAGCATAGGAGAAGTAGACTCGGTCACAGGACCCCTAATTGGCAGACCGAAAAGTGCTACATTTAGGACCCTTGATGTAGTTGGGGTAGATACATTTATTCACGTGGCAAATAATGTCTACGAACAGGTGAATGGAAAAGAAAAAGAAATGTTTACAGTTCCTGATTTTATGAAAACAATGCATGAAAAAGGCTGGTTTGGAGCGAAAAGCGGGCAAGGGTTCTTCCTTAAGAAACGTGGGGAAAGAGGAAGTGAAATTCTTCAATTAAATCCTGAAACGCTTGACTATGAACCAAGACAGAAACTTAAAACAAAAGCTACTGAAATGGCAAAGCAGGAAAAAGGTGTGAAGAGGAAGATTAAAGGCCTCGTATCTGCTAAAGGGGACCGTGCAGGTGATCTCATTTGGTCGATTATGAAGCCGGTATTGCTTTATTCTGCAGAGTTATATGGCGAGATTGCTGATGATGTCCCTTCTATAGACGAAGCGATGCGCTGGGGATTTGGCTGGGAGTTAGGTCCATTTGAATTGTGGGATGCAATCGGTGTTAAGGAATCTGTCGAAAGAATGAAGGCAGAGGGAGAAACAATACCAAATTGGATTGAGCAGATGGTGAATGAGGGTCATGAACAGTTCTATAAACAAAAAAACGGAAATGTTTACTACTATGACCGAGGTTCCTATGAACAACAGCACTACAACACGAAACATATAAACCTTAAGCGCCTTAAAGAAACAAATGAAGTGATCAAGAAAAATGCAGGCGCAAGCTTAATTGATCTTGGAGATGAAGTGCTGGGGCTGGAATTTCATTCACAAAGTAATGCCATTGGGCTGGATATTATTCAAATGATTAACTATGCGATTGATGAAATAGATAGAAACTATAAAGGACTGGTAATTGGCAACCAGGGCAAGAATTTCTGTGTCGGGGCAAACCTCGGAATGATGTTAATGGAAGCACAGGACTTTAACTTCTTTGAAATTGAATTAGTTGTGAAGCAATTCCAGGATGCCATGATGAAGATAAAGTATTCAGATAAGCCGGTTGTTTCTGCCCCATTTGGCATGGCGCTGGGTGGAGGAGCGGAAGTTTGTTTGCCAGCCTCTGCGATCCAGGCTTCAAGTGAAACGTATATGGGATTGGTTGAAGCCGGAGTGGGTCTCATTCCTGGTGGGGGAGGAAATAAAGAGCTTTATCTTAAACATTTACGCAATATCCCACAAGGTGTAGATGCTGATTTGCAAAAGGTTGCTAATACGGTTTTTGAAAAGATAGCCATGGCTAAAGTATCGACCTCAGCAGAAGAAGCAAGAGAGAATGGCTTTTTAGATCAGAGCGATGCAATTAGTGTCAACGGCGACCATCTGCTCCATGATGCCAAACAGAAGGTAATTGGGTTGGCTGATTCAGGTTATCAGGCACCGAAACGGACAAAAGTGCCAGTGGTTGGAGAACAAGGTTATGCCACGATGCTGCTTGGAGCAAAGTCGCTTGCACTTAGCGGATACGCAAGTGACCATGATCTGAAGATCGCTGAGAAATTAGCTTACGTGCTGGCAGGAGGGCGTGTAAAGGAAGGAACATTAGTTGACGAACAATACTTACTGGATTTAGAGAAAGAAGCATTTTTAAGTTTAATAGGGGAAGCGAAGACTCAGGCCAGGATGCAGCACATGTTATTGAAAGGCAAGCCGCTGCGTAATTAG
- a CDS encoding copper ion binding protein codes for MQLTLEVNGMTCSHCEKTVKDVLTKLEGVHAVEVDVNSGKVDIAYDESYVSKDLMKKAIEAQGYEPVG; via the coding sequence ATGCAATTAACATTAGAAGTGAATGGTATGACATGCAGTCACTGTGAGAAAACCGTTAAGGATGTATTAACGAAGCTGGAAGGGGTACATGCTGTGGAAGTTGATGTGAATAGTGGAAAAGTAGACATTGCATACGATGAATCTTATGTAAGCAAAGATTTGATGAAAAAAGCTATTGAGGCCCAGGGCTATGAGCCGGTGGGTTGA
- a CDS encoding VLRF1 family aeRF1-type release factor has product MNLNDQIKKLEHVHLEKPHRVFTMYLNTDPSDPDQQGGEWRIHLKNGLNNFESYLQEEGDSEEKRNFETVKEKVNNYIQENEQHFAKSVVLFVTADDSVWFAERLQMPVTSKFYWEESPVLHQLKEMQETFPKTGVVLTQKNQIKLIDAELGLLHDTQLLELDLDTEDWRQHQGPHHADASMRSGGAKSSKQDEFQERFEANRYRWYKSVAPTIDKQAKQHGWERIYLVGDKEETKDLKENMNKEIHKVVNKNLLDHEEMHVLKEVVS; this is encoded by the coding sequence ATGAACCTGAACGATCAAATTAAAAAGTTAGAACATGTACATTTGGAGAAGCCTCATCGAGTTTTTACGATGTATTTGAATACCGACCCTTCTGATCCTGATCAACAAGGCGGAGAATGGCGTATCCATTTGAAAAATGGGCTGAATAATTTTGAATCGTACCTTCAGGAAGAAGGGGACTCCGAGGAAAAACGAAATTTTGAAACGGTTAAAGAGAAAGTAAATAATTATATTCAGGAAAATGAACAACATTTTGCTAAAAGTGTAGTGCTTTTTGTCACAGCGGATGACTCGGTCTGGTTTGCTGAAAGGCTGCAGATGCCCGTCACTAGTAAATTTTATTGGGAAGAATCTCCCGTACTGCATCAATTAAAAGAAATGCAGGAAACTTTTCCTAAGACAGGTGTAGTCTTAACGCAAAAAAATCAAATTAAATTAATTGATGCAGAGCTTGGGTTATTGCATGATACCCAACTGCTTGAACTGGATTTAGATACAGAAGACTGGCGACAGCATCAAGGTCCCCATCATGCGGATGCCTCTATGAGATCTGGCGGGGCAAAAAGCTCGAAACAAGATGAGTTTCAGGAACGATTTGAAGCTAATCGTTATCGCTGGTATAAAAGTGTTGCCCCTACAATTGACAAGCAAGCCAAACAACATGGATGGGAACGTATTTATTTAGTAGGGGATAAGGAAGAAACGAAAGACCTCAAGGAAAATATGAATAAAGAAATTCACAAAGTGGTTAACAAGAACCTTCTGGATCATGAAGAGATGCATGTTCTAAAGGAAGTCGTCAGTTAA
- the gcvH gene encoding glycine cleavage system protein GcvH — MSLPKDLRYSEEHEWVKEEGSKVRIGITDFAQSELGDIVFVELPEVGEEVEADEPFGSVESVKTVSELYAPLSGKVVEINEELEDSPEFVNESPYEKAWMVIVEPSDSSEMEQLMSAEQYEEMIDED, encoded by the coding sequence ATGAGTTTACCTAAAGATTTACGTTATTCTGAAGAGCATGAATGGGTGAAAGAAGAAGGAAGTAAAGTACGTATTGGAATAACTGATTTCGCGCAATCCGAACTTGGGGATATTGTGTTTGTTGAGCTTCCGGAAGTTGGAGAAGAAGTCGAAGCAGACGAGCCATTTGGTAGTGTGGAATCTGTTAAAACGGTTTCTGAATTATATGCTCCACTCAGTGGAAAAGTAGTTGAAATTAACGAAGAGCTTGAGGACAGCCCTGAATTTGTTAATGAATCTCCATATGAAAAGGCATGGATGGTTATCGTTGAGCCAAGTGATTCTTCCGAAATGGAACAATTAATGTCTGCAGAGCAGTATGAAGAAATGATTGACGAAGACTAA